AGAAGAACGTGGCGCTCGAAAGAAAATGTCGACGCTAGTTTTGTGATGTGCTTCTGCAAAGATATATCCGAGTATTACATCCATCTCGAAGATGACGTGATTTCATCGCCCAGTTTTGTTCCTAAACTGCAAGCTTTTATAAACGGACAACCCAAAGAAACATGGTTGCTGCTTGATGTTGCAGTTCTGGGAAGCAAAGCCAAAGTTTATCACAGTCGAGATCTCAGCAACATCGCGTCGTATTTTTACCTCATGTACGACGAAATGCCAATCGACTGGTTGATGGATTATTGGCGTGAAATCAAGTCCCAAGACCGTAGAGTTGAGAAACTAACCCCACCGGCGTCGCTTTTCCAACACATTGGTGACACATCTTCCCTTAAAGAAAAGGGATTATCGGGTGGAGAACAAAGGGAACCATTTTTTGATCAATTCGAACAAAAGTTTAAAGGAATGAATCCTTCAGCCACGGTAACGACATCAATGTATTCTTACAGTGGAGAACCACAAGATGCTTATGAAAAAGGAAGTGGTTTTTTCTGGGCTGCAACTCCTCGAAAGGGGGATTATCTGTCGATGAAGTTTCAAACACCAACTGTAGTCCAACGAGTAACGGTGGAAACAGGGTGTCACTACGCGCAGCGCGATTTGTTAACAGAGGGTATCCTTCAAGGAAGCCTGGAGGAAAATACCCATTCCAAGGACAAAAACGATTTGTGTGGGACTTTCACGACTTTGGGACCACTCAACAAGGGAAGGATCGATATTTTTCCAAGTAATTCAAAAAAGTTCGTTTGTTTAAGAATCTTAGTAACGGACTCTCATATTAACTTTGTTTACTTCCGCGAAATTAATATCTGGCAAGGAAAGAAATACCACGAGCAAACCATGGgcggaaaataataataatactacttCATTTTAACGGGTAACATCGATAACTGGTGACTCAGTAGTATACATATTTAATGATTAAGAATCTAAACTGGCAAGAAGCAGACTAGTTGGCTATGTATAAGGGAAGCCATAGGGTTAAGCAGAGAccacctggaacaaatccaggtGGTAGTAAGAGAGGGACATAAACACGGGATCACCAGACTTCAAGTCCAGCGTCCTAATCACTCGGCCACGGCGCCTCCTTAAGACACCACAACAAGATATAAGATTATTGTTTAGTAATAATATGCTCATGACCACGTTTCGAGATCCTTGTCTAGTGTCACAAAAATGAAGAGTCTCCCGTTTCCTTTGTTAGACGAACAGggacaacaaagaaaagtttgaaaagcacaaaaaaattgTCTGCTTTACTCTTACTTACTAATCTTAGATCTCAACTCAGCATCGCTTATAataaaaaagctttcttttaCGCAACCTTAAGCGAGGAAAATAGGTCGACAGCAGTCAAAGGCCGCAACTCGAGGATTCTTTACTTGGCTTTTCCTTGAGGGTCGGGAAGGTTGCCACTCCGTTTGCAATAATACAACACTTCTTTACTACAAGGGATTCTTTTTCTCATCATGGTGGTTCTTAGTTTACAGAATCCTCAGCGTTCCACTCAAAGTCATGTCATAAAGCGTTCTCATAACTCCTTAAAGAGGCAAACACAGTAACCCCAACCCCAACTGATACAAATGGTAACACCAATTTTTAAAAGGTGGTTTACACTTTGACTTAACGGGACACTTGGTGACATTTATCAAAGAGttgagcatgcatctaattacgtgTATTTCTggatgattgattgattgtttgatttATTGATTGATGGTCTTTTTTTAAGTGTCAAGGTCCAACTAGAAATGCTAATTGGGGGCCCtaaataaaatcataaaatcaaagtaaaaatcTGCATACAGTTTCAAACATATTCTTCCTAGGGGCTCCGCACAGAATAGCCGAAGAACGCTGATTCAGTATCCCTAGTATACCCCGTGCAGTCCGTGGCAATCGATCACGTGTCTCAATGGTATGGGGCtcttatacaccttattccaaaatggcggctaataaattattgttttgtttgcatgttaattagccctctttgcctcattttcacttcaaaacgcttttgttttttatacatgttgacaaGGCGAAGaggtctaattaacatgcaaacaaaagaataatttattggccgccattttggaataaggtataTATAAGACCACTCTCCTATCACGATAGCTCGTCCAGTCTTTTCGGTTTTACGAATACATCTTTTCGCGTCCCTCCCACCTCCCCGCAGCGATGAACCAGCACTCTACCAGGAGCTTCCCGCTCCTGATCTCCTTGGGCGGAGTCCCCCATATCTTATCTAGTGTAAGGCATTGTTTGCAGACGGTCCCGGTAAGAATTTATTACTACAGACGATAAAATATGAGTCAATAACAATTGAGCTAAAAACATGTTCACGTACACGCACagcaatagaccatattcgtattctcagtattggactggaactagcttgcaatggaggctaatgcggggaaatcttttccaatgcaaataatttttaaaatattctcattgcaagctagttccagtccaatactgaaaatacgaatatggtctattgcaCGCACCATCCAGCAAGCATGATACATCAAGATTGCGCACAGTTCCGGCCACAAACACTTTAAGATTAGTCTTATACTGCTTATAAAGTTCGCACTTTTCTAGATCGTAGAGCAATCCTTGTGATTCTCAGTGTACTACCTGAAGGCTGCTGGCCTGGGAAGTCCATTCTGGCTAAGCATGGCTAAGCAAGGCTAAGCATTTTGAATTTGTCTCCCATCTCGGAAGGACTTGTCAACATTTTGTATCCACTTTGAAGAGCTTGTGCTTGCGAAGAATCTGCTTTTTCAAGAAGAACCTTGGAGCCAAgaggaaaacaacaaataaacatcGAATACGTTTAGTACGAAATTACTTTTGTTTTACAGGGTTTGTTTCGTCGTATAAGATCAACGTAAACTAAGATAGACATTAAACTACGATAAGGGCGTTTACGATATGTCATAACTTACCGGGCGGATCAACCAGTTCACAAATGACATGCTTCCGTTCTCCTGGATTGAGAACTGTTTCTTGAAAACTGACTTTGTTCTTTAAGAGTGATCATTTACTATACCACTACAGTACTCACTTTCATCGGCATTTCTATTCCCATTTGCTGAAGGAAAGATCTTTGTGTCACGGGACCAAATGTTTCAACTGTGAAGCAAATTATATCGAAAACGCAAATTGAAAATGTACGAACGAAAACTGACAAGTTTATTACGAGGAAACTAGTCTTACTTATTCGTTTTTTGCTGTACAATAAACTTGGAAAATCATCGGCATGTCACGAGCAAACTATATTGACTGATGTCACAGTAAGTTTTACAACGGCACTTTCCCAGAGCAATTTAAGAAAAATCGCGAGATTTCGTAAAATGCTTCAATGCCCCTCGCGAGTTACTGCTAATTCTCGCGTGATAGCTCGCAATTCCCAATAATTCGCTTGACAACCGCCCTCTCAGTAGCCCATCACACGACGACGTGCTGCGCATGGTAGAGGCTTTTCCAttgaaatggaaacaaaaaattaatgcttgCTGTTACATCTCTCAAACCTTGGTCAGCCATGTTATCTCCCTGATTAAACTCTTTATAGATTTCACTAACCTTTTCCGCGAGTGGCGTGACGGAGATACGAGAAATCAACATTAGCTGTCATATCTGCTGTACCAGGATCCACCAGAACTTCGTGTAATTTATGATTCTTGAATCCCTGAAATATAACTCGAATAATGACCTGGGACGAGTTTCTTGAAGCatgattagcgctaaccaatGTTACATAACAACCATACAAACGTATTGCTGACCAGGCATGCTTCGAGCAATCGGCCCCAGGCCAACTAGAGGGGTCGCTGAAAGACCTGAAATCAAACATATCCGCCCGAAGACCTGCAAACAAACCTCTCGGTTTAAACTGAATGCAACCTAATAAGTTACGATTCAGGACCCAAAGTTTTGATACTCCTGTCCAGTGTCTTTATCAGGGGTGATCTAAGGCTGTTACACGATTCCTTTTAGACACTCGGCACTAACTAGGGTTCAATATTATTACAGAGGTGTAAATACGTGACAGACAAAGGGTCGCCATCATCACCATTCACTTTAAACCTGAGTAGCGCCAAACTATATCTTACCGCACAGCTGATTGCTCAGTAATTCCATAGTTAGTGGctaactactaactatggtaATTCGGATTTGCCATGGCCACTTATCGTAGACTCGTCCAAGCGAAGCAATTTAACAACAGTCAGGTACAATTGGCCCCCTTTTTGTTCCAACTTTAGTTCACTTACCCTGAGTGTATTCCTGGCGCTTTTTTCTTCACCATAGTCCACGATAAGAGCGCATCCTCCATGCTTGGCTATGACCTCACTCATGCTCTCTATAATTGCCCCAGCCTGAGGGCACACTTCAATCTGTGTACACGAGGTACCCTTAGGCACCAGGGCTTGTGAAGCCTCTGTGGGGCCAGGAGCTAAGACAAACCTCAGTTTCAAGGAGCTGAACAAAAAAGTACAGATGCGGCGTAAATTGACACGAaaccaaacaaataaacaaacaaacagctgACAAAAACAGCAACACTATTGACTGCACAAACCCTTGTTCCTGCGTAACATCAACAAGGACTTCTCGCCAGCCTTGATCCGTTTCCTATGAAAGAACGAAATGATCGATTGAGTTATTGTTGCAACTCAACCGTTGAGAGGAGAAATAATTGAGCTTTTGGAAGAATGCTGCATTGCTCAAAGAGTATCAGATATGTAAATGACTGCTGCACTCAATGAGATGCATACAGAGTTAATTAAGCGCCACGAAGTGTCCTCTCACACTTCTGGTAACCTTCGCCATCACGTTTGGGGAGAAATGCGGATAACAAACGTCATGAAGTGTTCGAATCCTCGAAGAGGCAAAAGCCGTTACCCCAAGCCCAGCCTAAAAACTAGAAAAGAAACTAACATGGAAAAGTTAAGCTTGtatcatgttaaaaaaaaaaagtggtgtAGGTTACGCTTAGACTTATCAAGACACTCCGTGACGATTCAATCTTCCGCAATCGCGTACCTCACCTATGGTTGCTCGCTATTTCTCATTCCGATCAACAacaccaacaaaacaaaatggttgaCCCCGAGGGAAAGCCCCACACAATACCACTTCGACAGCCCTTGCCCCCAGTCTCCCCAAGACCAAATGCTGAAGAGTTTTCCGCAATTAAAGCAATAACTTCGGTAACTGACTTAAGTGGACTTCGTAAACGAAAGGCAAAGAACAAAACCTGAAACTGATGAACCGGGAGAGCATCAAAAAACTCATGTGCaagaaaaaatgtattttcCTCAAGAGGGACATCTTGAATAGCTCTATACCATGAAACAGGAACACCACCTTGACTTATGCACCTTTTGTAATACAAATCTGATCCAACCTATGGCGAGAACAAATAAACAGACCTAATCTAGAAATTGATAGCACTGAACACAACATCTCAAATGTAAAGCAAACATGTCTTTGTCCCTTCcaggaaagttttctttttgggCCATATCAGAAGGCTTGcaagcaaaaaatacaacaagGTGTCTACATCAAGAGGGCAAGGGTGTGAGGCTTACCATTTATCAACTACTTAGGCTAGACAAATATGTTTATTGTATGCTGGCTTAAAAACAGACAAGATTAACAGATGAGTTGCCCCAGAAAGCTAATAACATGGAAGACGAGTGGTGTTGAAATATCAGTAGACTTTCCTGGAAATCACACACCACCATGTACATGCAACAGCCACCAATCAAACATTGCATACATGCTCCTGGTTGCTCCACATTGTTTTTCGTTCTTCTTATCCTTGTGTGATCCAGCTGTTAGGGTCCTTTCCTGAATATCACTTAATGTTGGACTCACTTCAACCAAGTGCAAGGATATGTTATTGAGCAATTCAGCAAACTTGCCAGAAACCTTGCCACAAATAAAAAGCATCTCTATCACAAATAGCATGGGGTTACATGGATATTTGAGATACATACTGCAAGTGATTTGAaaattcaccattttgaaaatatcaaaagctgCAAAAGGgccaatgataattatttaggAAGGCAGTATCAATCCCAAATATCCAGCAGAAACCAAATTATTCCTTGTTTATACTACTAGAAATATTCCACAACTGTAATTTTGACATGCAAggatttcaaatttggctgaaatacCACTGGTCTTAGCAttcacatttcagaaatttctcagcCCGTActctaaaaatattttaatcTAGGGTAAACTAATCTCCAAATGATTGTTGCAGCTTGGGTGCAtggtaaaatatttttttgcacaaGAAACTAGCTTCTCAGAATGAAGTCAAAGGAAAAAGCTTCGGAAAAAATGCATACAGAAAcataaattgaataaattataaAACTAATTTGTAATGAAGTTTTAAATCAATAGCTTTAGCTTGATAACCTATTCATTTAAGTACTTACTATCAACTTCATCCTGTATTAAACATTTATGATTGGATAAAGATATGAGCATAACATCCAATAATTTGtaatgaaatgtttcaaatcAATGATTTACCCGTAACACATCAGAGGCCAGAGTCCCTCTTCCAGGCCCCAGTTCAACCAACTGCAGTTTTTTGTTTCCCGATGTCATCCATTGATTCACAAACCAAACCCCTACAAGCTTAAACCAAAAGATAAAATCACCAAGAATCACTTTAATTCATATGATatggtttaatttgatttgcGGTGTTCACCTTCTGCAATAGGCCAccacaaaaaaaagaagaaagtatTATTCTCAATAACAAAGATagcaaagctgacattttgagtaTTTGAACACTATTTTGGCCCGAGGGGGCTAAAATTTGAAttatccaatcttcaaaagttcaaatgcttGGGCTTTTCCCGGGGGCAGGGGGATGTTAAAGTTTCGAGTTGATCGGCGAATTAATCATTCAGAGTTTGCGTACTTGAAGTGGATCGAGAAATTCGGGGATCTACTGAACATTTTGGTGCCAAATTCGTAATTTTTCGAGCGAGAAAATTAATGTAGGTCAGCGTTTCAAAACAAGCTGTTTGCAGATGTCTCCGATCCTGTGGGGTACTACGTCCCTTCTGATCCTTGGAATTACGTTTGCCTTGTGTCTCTTTTGTTGTACCATACACGCCGTGCCAAACGAACGAGAAGGGAAGAGAAATGCTGGAAATGATAGGGGCGGGAATGAGCAATATTATTCGTCATTTCAAGCACATATAAACAAGTAAGCTCGTCCCTCAGCCAGTAATCTGCACAACAAAATACATTTATATTTCTAGAATCTGATTTTTGTAGTGGCTTTCTTCCAATCGATCAATTAAGCTAGACTGGTTTGTAACATGTACATTCAATATGTATTTTCAGCACTCGTCTATGTAATATATTTGGCAGTCTTTTCTAGTAAACCTTCCCGTCAAACTAACATTTTAAACCATGAAGTAACCCTAGATTAACTTGCTTATGTACTTAAAATAATTACTATATCTCAAAGATGACTTGCACAAATTTAATAAGGCTTAATTTAAGATACAATTTCCTTAAACACTCCTTGGATTTGTAATCTTGATATCGGAGTTCAAACTACGTTAAACATTATTAAGTTTCCTCGATTTCTGAATATAGGGAAGGCTATCAGATAGACCCGAGAATAATATTATGATTCGACGTAGAGACACTGGCTAGCtgttttgtttatatatatgtTTATGATTTCGGTCAAAAAGTCATGCACGTACATCAGTTGCATAGAACTTTTCTTCATCAAtcttttctgccatttttggacGTCTTTTCTCACCTTTGAGACGAACACCGCACTCAAGGTTTCGATAAAATCGAAAGACGATACAACGATGTCACGATTAAAGAACGATGCAATGTTCCTggcacgcttaaagaacgaagCACAACCGTACAAATTAACTTCACTCTGTTTTAACTGCCTCATGAAAACAGAAACACGCTTGGAGAACGAAAATCCGTGTCAGCGTTGAGTTTTCTTTCAATCGGTTCGTCAGTACATCACCAACAACTTTGCCGATTTATTATAAGACAAGTTCAGCCTTGTTAGCATTGAGTTTTCTTTGAACCCTTTAGACAGTGCAGCTTCACCGCCATCGCCAATTTCATTAGACGACAagtccagcgatgtcagcggtgaattttctttcaatcctttagccagtgcatcagcaccgaCATCGTCAATTACATTAGAAGACAAGTCCAACCATGTCAGCGttatattttctttcaatcctttagccagtgcatcagcaccttCTTCCCCAATTGCAATAGAAGGCAAACCCAGTcgtgtcagcgttgaattttctttcaatcctttagctaGTGCATCAGTACCGACATTGCCCATTGCATTATCAAACAACGTCAGTGATtccagcgttgaattttctttcaatcctttagccagtgcatcagcaccaactTCCTTAATTTTATTAGAGGACAagtccagcgatgtcagcgttgaattttctttcaatccctCAGCCAATGCACTAGCACCAACTTCCCCAATTGTACTATGAGACAAGCACAGCGATGTCAAtgtagaattttctttcaatcgcTCGCCCAGTGTAGCAACATTTGCATCATCAATGTTACATTTGACAAAGATCAGTTCGGTAGCCGTGGAATTCGTTTTCATGTCTTCAATAGACACCTCAACAAGTTCCTTGGCAAGTCTAGAGTGAGACAAAGGCAGGCAAACAAGCATTAAATGTGGTAGAGTAGTTTCAAATTGTCCCAgggcaaaaaaggaaaaaaataaatagaggtttaaggaaaaaaattaatttccatttttctttcctttcaacAAAACGATATGCAGTGGACATTTCCCTATATCTGCTACTTGATTTAAGTTAGAAATTTTTTCCCCTCAAAATCGAAATACTATTACTACAATTGTTTTAACTTGCGAAGCTAACACAAACCATATCCCATGGTGCCTGGCTTGGCCACTCACTTTACTTACAAATGAATTTACTTCTCACTTTCCCATTTTCGTCCAAACGCCCAATCAAACACAAAGTTTTAACTATTTTTACTGCAAACCTGTGAttgtaaacaataatttataaaattagtaTAAGTTCTCTAATCTTAGACCCTTCCCAAGTTAATGGAAGACAGCATGCGTCATCCCCATCCACAAGAGAGACTCGAAGTCGAATCCATCTATGTGTCGTCCCAACTCGCTGCTCTGCATCATCAGTAAGGTTATGGAGGCAGCTATTAACAACCCGCTCCAGAAGCACCTTGTGGGAAATGACCTCCTCTCAGACCGACAGTTTGGGTTCAGACCACATCACAGCACGGCTGATATTGTAACCATCCTCAGCCAACAATGGTCTAACTAGAGGGAACGGAGTGTGCCTGCTTGCCCTGGACATCAAAGGTGCTTTTGACAAAGTCTGGCACAATGGTCTCTGCTCAAAACTAAGGAAGTGTGTGGGAAGCTACTCATCTGGATAAGGAGTTACTTGACAGATCGATCCATCGAAGTTGTCTTATCAGGCCAGTCATCTGGAACTTTGCCAATTAGTGCTTCACTTCCACAGGGATCAATCCTAGCCCCTCTCCTATTCTCTATCTTCATAAATGATTTGAGCGATGAGTGTGAGAATCAACTCTACCTATATGCAGGCGATTCGACTCTGTTTTGCGAGATCAAATCCACCGATGATCCTAAGGCTATTACTACTAGCCTAAACAGGGATTTGGAAAGGAAGAGAGTCTGGGCAAGCAGATGGAAAGACACATTTGAACCATTTAAGTGCAAGTTTATGACAATATCTAGGAAAAGGATTCCAACCAGGCCTGAATTTCAGTTTGATAGCACTACCCCAGCAGTGGTGAACGAGCTGGAGAATTTGGGAGTCACAATACACAGCAAACTGACTTGGACTAAACATGTTTCCAAAACTGCTTCGAGAGCTGGGCAAAAACTGGGAGCCCTAAGGAGAGTAGCAAACAAGCTGAATAGAAGAGGTAGAGCATTTATCAAAAAGGCCCAAGTGCGGAGTGTAATGGAATAACCATCACTTTCATGGATGAGTGCAAGCCCAACAACACTTGGACTGCTGGAATCGATCAGAAGAAGGCACTTCGAGTTATTGGTGTAGATGTGAATGAGGCTAGGATAGGCCTGAACATCTCATCTCTCCACCAGAGACGTCAGGTGGCAGCAGTTGCAGTCCTCTACAAAATGCACACTAGTAAATGCCCGATAGACTTCATGCTCTGCCTCCTCAGCCTTGTGTTGTAAGAAGACAGCCACCCGTTCCAGCATATTAATGCCAAGCCAAGCCCTTGCAGTACCAGTGTTCAGAATGGTTTCCACTTTACTTACACTGTCATGCTGCAGTTTAATTTGCGGATCAATCACCAATTCTGTATGCATTCGGCGTGGGGCGAATGACACAATAACTTCCATAGTTCCGTTTCCTTTTACATGGTCGCCCTTGTGATTTCATTCGGCAAGGTGTTACTGTGTCATCAAATGTTTTCAGAGTGCACAGGTCTAGaaaagccaatttttttttgcgccAAAGTATTTGAAAGATACGATCAAAAAGAACGATGAAATGTTATTCATCGTTCTTCAGAAGAGGAGGCTCTCTGGACGAAATTAGAAGCATGCATGCCTCCAACAATTCAAACCTTTCTAGGTGTACTTCAAACTACTCCATTTCCAAATGAAAGCACTGCAAGCCTTTAAAATTCTTTCGCCAGTTGAAAATAAAAGCTCACTAGCTTACAGTGGAATTAAAGCTAAAACAAGCCAATCATGTACCGGCAAAACGTTCTCAACTCTTGGATGCAAAGCCAGCGTTTCTTGATCTGATGCTAAGCTATTTCAGGactgcaaatatttttttcttttgagagGACATAAATCCTGTTAAGTCACTATTTttgttggacaaaacaaaaatgtggtcggatatacaaaaaaaaaaggcaaacttGACAAAAAGCAAATGCAAATAAAGATTTTGCCACTTAAAAATAAACGTATACGCTTCCTTTAGGGAGTAAAACAAAGGACGCTCACACACACTGAATggacaacaagagcaaataagtacacttcttgaaggaggaaaactctgattttcccctttgattggagagggcctggagcccattgtgttgccatagAAATGTCACAgaggacatatcatggaactttgtgatgagtgtaacaactgtaagTTTCagctctatacagaaaaagttttgagagatattaaattttttgtgattttacatcactttgtggCCTCAAAATGACGTCGCAAGTTATCTAATTtgcaaaatcttgaataactcggcaaccaagagtgctatcacatgacaataaaataaacgccattcttcatcatttgaaagctctttcaaataagataaaaaaaatttcgcttcataggcactttaatacTGGCTCTGTTAAGTAGAGCATTAGTACAAGTACAGTATCTGCAAATTATGGCTTCATTTCTGGTTTACATCACAGCAAGATTTTCCAAGTACTGTTAGTGAGtcaaaaatcaaagaattaCATCACTAATAATTAAAAACATGATATACCAATGTTGAAGTTGTAAGACaacagttattattataattgcgATCAGCAATGGTTAGTATAGTAAATGATTCCAGGGTTACAAAATAATCAAGTTTGCACTTCCATGAAGTCCCTGGCATGAACTTAACTCAGCATAATTGACATACACGCATAGTACCCACTCCGTAGCGAGCCGATTTCAGTATTTAGACTTCCATCTTACCACGCTTCGATGCGGCAAAATTGACACTCATACACAAaacgtttatattaagaaatCGTGTCTTAGATTTAGCAATTAATTGTGAGTTCTGAAAAACGGTTACATCTCCCTAAACGTTTTGCTGGCCAGTATCTGAGCTGAACTTTGCTTGTATAGAACCTTAAATTTTGACGAGTCACGACGTATTTCTTCGTTTGCTATAACGATGCAAGTAATCATACTTTCCGGCTCACACTGGAAAATTAAATATTCGACAACACTAACCCTAGTAAAGGGTTTAGTAAAGGGAAAACGGCTTTCAGCTGGTGAGAGTTCAAAAGGATTTACCTTTGCTAGAAAATGTCATCGAAACGAAATCGAAATATCGCATATAGCTCGCGATGTTCAACTTTGAATTTGCGAGAGCATTGTCCCAcagtaaaagagtcatcgatgcattcgtcaatgtttttaatgtgtttGGATCTTCTCAGGTCTTATAGCCATGTTATTaagctgtatttataaactgatAGGAGACAATTTTCGTGTTGGAAATTCTTCACTCGAACTTTAAatgcggc
This genomic window from Acropora muricata isolate sample 2 chromosome 2, ASM3666990v1, whole genome shotgun sequence contains:
- the LOC136909360 gene encoding alpha-1,3-mannosyl-glycoprotein 4-beta-N-acetylglucosaminyltransferase C-like, coding for MKTTQSLIDNMSEEDRNNAFIVIFLADIEESPKSRTKKEISRMFDKPIKKGLLLVIEAISDFYPALENIKPKYGDTDSRRTWRSKENVDASFVMCFCKDISEYYIHLEDDVISSPSFVPKLQAFINGQPKETWLLLDVAVLGSKAKVYHSRDLSNIASYFYLMYDEMPIDWLMDYWREIKSQDRRVEKLTPPASLFQHIGDTSSLKEKGLSGGEQREPFFDQFEQKFKGMNPSATVTTSMYSYSGEPQDAYEKGSGFFWAATPRKGDYLSMKFQTPTVVQRVTVETGCHYAQRDLLTEGILQGSLEENTHSKDKNDLCGTFTTLGPLNKGRIDIFPSNSKKFVCLRILVTDSHINFVYFREINIWQGKKYHEQTMGGK